The Imtechella halotolerans DNA window CCAGTTCTAAAGGCAAATTGATCTTGATACCAATATTCGGCACCTACTGCCCAAGTAAATTCTTTCAACTCCTCGTTAAAACCACCAGGAGCATCTCCAAAAGATTGAAAGATTCCTTTGGCAAAAGACACATTATCATCCTTTCCTTCAGCGATTGCCTCACGCTCTTCTTGGCCTGAAATCTGACCATCTTCATTAAGATCTACTCCTCTTATCGGTGGTGTTGGCACAAGTAATTTGTTAACCTCGGCCGAAACACTCAACTTATTAAACTGATCAAAAAGAAAATCAAACCCTGCTCCTAAACGTAAGTTTGTAGGTATAAAATTCTCTTGCCCTAAATCATCATATTTTAATTTCGGACCAACATTCGAAATGTTAAATCCAGCTCTCCATCTGCCATTAAAATCGTTAAATGCTACTTCTTCCGATTGGAAATAACCAGCAATATCAACTGCGAATGAACTAGCCGCACTTGCATCAGTATCCACACTTAAACGAAGATCCGAACGAAGATACCTTCCAGCCACAGCCATAGAAAAATAATCACTTAATCTCAATGTATAAGAAGCATCAATTGCCAATTCATTAGGACGTTCAATACCTTGTGAAACAACATCATTTCCTACCAACTCGGTAAACTCCACATCACCCAAACTGAAATACTTAATACTGGCAGCCCATGCACTGCGTTCGCTTAGACGGTTATAAAAAGTTAAATTTCCTAAAAAAATATCATTGACCAACTCACTCAAATAAGGAGTATAACTTATCCCAATTCCAATCTGTTTCTGAATAAAACCATATTTAGCTGGATTCCACTGTTGGGAATAGGCATCAGGCGAAGTCGCGACCCCCAACTCACCCATACCTGCTGATCGAGCATCAGGAGTTATCATTAAAAAAGGCACCCCCGTAGTAATCACCCTGGAATCTTGTGGCGCTTGAGCTTGCATGTGGCCCCCCAAAGCAACAGCAATAATTAACAATATAAGTTTTTTCATAAAGTTGTTTTTCGACAAACAAAACAGGCTACAAGATAACCAATTTCTCGTATTTGTACACTTTCTTACTTATTAACGTATATTTCACATTAATCTTGTATAACAATACACCTTTTCCTACTTTAAAGCTCTAATCATCCTAACTTTACAAAACTACTAATGAAAGAAACTAGTTCTAACAGGAAAGAACTTTCAAATGCAACTTGTAAGAAACAAGCGAATTGGCTAAATTCAACTACGATCCGTACTCACTTTCTCGTAACAAAATAATATCAATACAAATTAAACATCAACTACTCGAACATCTAACGAGTAATCCGACATTCTTTATTAGGTTGTCAGGTAAAAACAATTGAAAATACTAAAAAAGACAAAACAATAAATAATAAAGTAGGTACTTCTGCGTTTTGAGGATATTAGTAACCAAACGCACGGATAGTACGATACGGGATAATTTTTTAAAGAGAATTGATTATTTCGTGTTAATTACTATCTTGCATACCAATTTAGACAACTCAAATCTTAACTAATGAGAAAGCAATCTTTAAAAATTGTGCTCTTTACCTTGATGATGTCAACCGCATTAATCGGTTGTAAAAATTCATCATCATCCAACAAAAATACGTCCAGAGCAACCGGATGGGATATAAATTCCAAAGAAGGGGGCTTCCAGTACAACACTGATTTCAAAGACCAGGAGACAGCTCCAGGATTGGTGTTTATTGAAGGAGGTACCTTTACTATGGGAAAAGTACAAGACGATGTTATGCATGACTGGAATAACACTCCGAACCAACAACACGTTCAGTCCTTTTATATGGATGAAACTGAAGTTACCAATAAAATGTATACGGAATTCTTGGATTGGATTAAAGGTGTTTTTCCTCCAGATGATCCAAACTACACAAACATCTATCACGGAGTTTTACCTGACACCTTAGTATGGAGAAACCGTCTTGGATTTAATGAAAATATGGTAACAAACTACCTACGTCATCCCGCATATGCCGAATATCCTGTAGTAGGTGTAAATTGGATACAAGCAGTTCAATTCAGTGAATGGAGAACTGAGCGTGTCAATGAGCATATCTTGGAAAGAGAGGGTTATATTGAGCGTAATTCTCGATATCAAGTAGACGCAGAAGGAACCTTCAGCACTGAGACCTACCTTAACCGTCCAGAAGAAACTTACGGAGGAAAAATAACAGAATTTCAAGGAAAAAATGGCACAAATAGAGAAGGTGAAATAACATTTGCTAAACAAACAAGTGGGGTGTTACTTCCTGAATATCGTCTACCTACTGAAGTAGAATGGGAATACGCTGCAAATGCTCTTAATGGCCTTAGAGAATACAATAATATAAGAGGTAGAAAAAAATATCCGTGGGATGGAGAGTACACACGTGATGGATCTAGAAATAGAAGAGGTGATCAATTAGCCAACTTTAAACAAGGGAAGGGTGACTACGGTGGAGTTGCCGGCTGGTCTGATGACGGAGCAGATATTACAGCGGAAGTTAAATCATACCCACCAAACGATTTTGGACTGTATGATATGGCAGGAAACGTGGCTGAATGGGTTGCTGACGTATATCGCCCTATAGTAGATGATGAAGCAAATGACTTCAATTACTACCGTGGGAATGTATATACCAAAAATGCCATTGGAGATGATGGTAAAGTAATGATTGTCAAACCAAATGAGGTTAAATACGATACATTAAGTAATGGTCGTATTATTGCCAGAAACTTACCAGGTCAATTAGCAAAGGTTGCGGTTGATGATCAAGAAACCTATTTGCGTCCTAACTTCTCCCAAAGCGACAATAGAGGATACCGTGATGGCGATCCAGGATCTTCCCGTTTCTTTGACAGATTTGGAGATGATATAACAGCACAAAAAAAGATGTACAATTCTCCTAAACACAACGTAAGTACTGACAGCACAGGCAACATGATTCGTGAATACGATAAATCTAGTAAGCGCACATCTCTTATCAATGATGAAGTACGTGTTTACAAAGGGGGGTCATGGAGAGATAGAGCTTATTGGCTAGATCCAGCTCAACGTCGTTATTTACCACAATACATGGCAACTGATTATATTGGATTTAGAAATGCCATGAGCCGATTAGGTTCAAAAACTAAAGAAAAGAAAAAACCAAGAGGTTAATTCGCAAGCAAAATATAAACTAAGCCCTGAAATTTCAGGGCTTTTTTTTACTTTTACTTCATGGAAACAGCTCAATTGTACACGTATTTTTTAAAAGCGGAAGCACTAACTACAGACTCTCGTTCAATACCTAAAAACAGTATATTTTTTGCTCTGAAAGGAGAAAACTTCAATGGAAATTTATTTGCAGAAGAAGCGATACGGAAGGGGGCAATCTATGCAGTAGTAGATGAAGAACAATACAAAAATCACCCTAATATTATTTTAGTAGATAATACTCTTACTGCACTCCAACAGTTGGCTAATTATCACAGAAAACAAATCGGAATCCCAATAATAGCACTTACAGGTAGTAATGGAAAAACAACCACAAAAGAACTTATTCACTCGGTTCTAAAAACCACGTACAAAACGATTGCAACCAAAGGAAATCTCAACAATCATATAGGTGTACCTCTGACCTTACTTTCAATGACTAAAGAAACAGAACTTGGTATTGTTGAAATGGGAGCCAATCATTTAAATGAAATTACAACCTTGTGTACAATTGCAGAGCCCGATTTCGGATATATAACAAATTTTGGAAAGGCTCATCTGGAAGGATTTGGAGGGGTTGAAGGTGTGATAAAAGGAAAAAGCGAACTTTATCAGTTTCTTATAAAACACCAGAAAACAATTTTCATCAATGCTGACGACCCAATACAAAATAATAAAACGGCCAACTATCCCAGGAAATTTTCATTTTCACATGAGCATGGAGATGTTATTATTAAGTTTATAAATGCCCAACCATTTGTTGAACTTTCAGTAAATAATATGTCTATTCATTCTCAATTAATTGGCTCCTACAATTTAAATAATATCGCTGCTGCTGCAATGATCGGCTGTTATTTTAATGTTCCTATGGACAATATCAAAAACGCTATTGAAAACTACACTCCTACCAATAATCGATCTCAGATAATTGAACAAAATGGACGTAAAATTATTTTAGATGCCTATAACGCAAATCCCAGCAGTATGCATGCGGCATTAGATAATTTTGCACTTCAAAAAGAAACATCAAAACTCGCGATACTTGGAGACATGTTCGAACTGGGTGAAGCTGCAGCTAATGAACACCAACAAATTGCCGACTATGCGGCATCTTTAGTGAATACAGATGTATGGCTAGTGGGCCATAATTTTTCAAATACAATTAGTTCATTAAAAAAATTTCCAAATTTTAAAGACTTAGAATACTTTTTGTCTGAATACCCTGTGAAGCAAAAACTACTACTAATAAAAGGTTCCAGAGGAATGGCTCTTGAAAGAACTATAAAATTCTTATAGAATAAAAAAAAAGGGCTGCTCAAGTTGAACAGCCCTTTTCATTGTAAATTGGGTTTATAATTTAAAATTTAGCTGAAATCACTTTCTTAATGTAACTTCCCTTTTTAGTACTTATCTTAATAAAGTAAACTTGTTCTGCAGCATATTTAAAATCAACTGGCATACTCATCACCTTACCAGGATAAGCCTGTTGATCTTTAACTGTTTTTACAAGTACTCCTCTCATATCAAATACCTCAATGGTTACATCTGATTTATAGTTAAACTTGTATTGGACATTCAATACATCCTTAAATGGTACTGGATACACATTAAAATCAGCTGAAGCAGTTTGCTCAGTTGGCATCACAATGACTTCCTCACTAGAATCATCACATTCAATAGAACCACCTTCAAATGATTGACCTCCGTTATCTCCAGAAATTATATCATCTCCAGAACAAGCACAAATAACCTCACAAGCAACACCATGTACTATGACATAGAAATCTCCTGTTACATTAATTGGTCCAACGGTATAGGTGTCTACATTTCCACCTAAATTAGGACTAAATGGATACTGTCCAGGTGCTATAATAGGATCACCATTTTTGGACATTGGATATGGTTCACATCCAACGTATACATGAGCTGCTGAAAGGACGAAACCTTCAACCATATCATACATCACTGTTACTTGAGATCCATCATATGAAATAGTTGCTGTACCACTGTAAACACCCTTATTAGTATCACAATCAGCAGCACCCGCATATAGACTTAGAACATATTCACCTGGTTCAGTGATATAATTTGTCCAACCCCAACGGCTATTTTTAATTTCAGGCATGTCAAGGAAGCATGTCGACATTTCATCATCATAATAAGCAAAGACAGTCTCACATTCCATCTGTTCAATTTCTTGAACAATGAAAATCTCTTCTTTAGCCTCATTAAAACAAGCATCAGTAGCTACAAAAGTGTACTTATAGGTTTTGGTACAATCATCTTCTCCTACTAACTCAGCATACGCATCACTAGTACCTTCACCACCACAGTTATCTACCCATGTCGCTGTTAACATTACAGGAACTTCTCCATTACATATATAGTCATCATAAGTTGGTAACGTAATTACTGGAGGAACATCATCCTTCAATGTATAGGTGTAGGTCCAGTCATGCTCGAAGCCTGAACAATCTGTATAGGTCCATGTGTACACTACATCTCCCTCACATAATGGAAGATCACTAGCGCCTTTAAAGACAGGAGTTATAGGATTGTTACAGTTGTCGGTTACCGCTGGAGGCTCTGGCTGGCTGATCTCACTAGCACATGCTACAGTACTACTTCCATTGGCAGGCATATTGTCTGCAAAGTCTTGGTAGTCGATTGTATAGGTGTAGGTCCAGTCATGCTCGAAGCCTGAACAATCTGTATAGGTCCATGTGTACACTACATCTCCCTCACATAATGGAAGATCACTAGCGCCTTTAAAGACAGGAGTTATAGGATTGTTACAGTTATCGGTTACCGCTGGAGGCTCTGGCTGGCTAATCTCACTAGCACATGCTACAGTACTACTTCCATTGGCAGGCATATTGTCTGCAAAGTCTTGGTAGTCGATTGTATAGGTGTAGGTCCAGTCATGCTCGAAGCCTGAACAATCTGTATAGGTCCATGTGTACACTACATCTCCCTCACATAATGGAAGATCACTAGCGCCTTTAAAGACAGGAGTTATAGGATTGTTACAGTTGTCGGATACCGCTGGAGGCTCTGGCTGGCTAATCTCACTAGCACATGCTACAGTACTACTTCCATTGGCAGGCATATTGTCTGCAAAGTCTTGGTAGTCGATTGTATAGGTGTAGGTCCAGTCATGCTCGAAGCCTGAACAATCTGTATAGGTCCATGTGTACACTACATCTCCCTCACATAATGGAAGATCACTAGCGCCTTTAAAGACAGGAGTTATAGGATTGTTACAGTTGTCGGTTACCGCTGGAGGCTCTGGCTGGCTAATCTCACTAGCACATGCTACAGTACTACTTCCATTGGCAGGCATATTGTCTGCAAAGTCTTGGTAGTCGATTGTATAGGTGTAAGTCCAGTCATGCTCGAAGCCTGAACAATCTGTATAGGTCCATGTGTACACCACATCTCCCTCACATAATGGAAGATCACTAGCGCCTTTAAAGACAGGAGTTATAGGATTGTTACAGTTGTCGGTTACCGCTGGAGGCTCTGGCTGGCTGATCTCACTAGCACATGCTACAGTACTACTTCCATTGGCAGGCATATTGTCTGCAAAGTCTTGGTAGTCGATTGTATAGGTGTAAGTCCAGTCATGCTCGAAGCCTGAACAATCTGTATAGGTCCATGTGTACACTACATCTCCCTCACATAATGGAAGATCACTAGCGCCTTTAAAGACAGGAGTTATAGGATTGTTACAGTTGTCGGTTACCGCTGGAGGCTCTGGCTGGCTGATCTCACTAGCACATGCTACAGTACTACTTCCATTGGCAGGCATATTGTCTGCAAAGTCTTGGTAGTCGATTGTATAGGTGTAGGTCCAGTCATGCTCGAAGCCTGAACAATCTGTATAGGTCCATGTGTACACTACATCTCCCTCACATAATGGAAGATCACTAGCGCCTTTAAAGACAGGAGTTATAGGATTGTTACAGTTATCGGTTACCGCTGGAGGCTCTGGCTGGCTAATCTCACTAGCACATGCTACAGTACTACTTCCATTGGCAGGCATATTGTCTGCAAAGTCTTGGTAGTCGATTGTATAGGTGTAAGTCCAGTCATGCTCGAAGCCTGAACAATCTGTATAGGTCCATGTGTACACCACATCTCCCTCACATAATGGAAGATCACTAGCGCCTTTAAAGACAGGAGTTATAGGATTGTTACAGTTGTCGGTTACCGCTGGAGGCTCTGGCTGGCTAATCTCACTAGCACATGCTACAGTACTACTTCCATTGGCAGGCATATTGTCTGCAAAGTCTTGGTAGTCGATTGTATAGGTGTAAGTCCAGTCATGCTCGAAGCCTGAACAATCTGTATAGGTCCATGTGTACACCACATCTCCCTCACATAATGGAAGATCACTAGCGCCTTTAAAGACAGGAGTTATAGGATTGTTACAGTTGTCGGTTACCGCTGGAGGCTCTGGCTGGCTGATCTCACTAGCACATGCTACAGTACTACTTCCATTGGCAGGCATATTGTCTGCAAAGTCTTGGTAGTCGATTGTATAGGTGTAAGTCCAGTCATGCTCGAAGCCTGAACAATCTGTATAGGTCCATGTGTACACTACATCTCCCTCACATAATGGAAGATCACTAGCGCCTTTAAAGACAGGAGTTATAGGATTGTTACAGTTATCGGTTACCGCTGGAGGCTCTGGCTGGCTAATCTCACTAGCACATGCTACAGTACTACTTCCATTGGCAGGCATATTGTCTGCAAAGTCTTGGTAGTCGATTGTATAGGTGTAGGTCCAGTCATGCTCGAAGCCTGAACAATCTGTATAGGTCCATGTGTACACTACATCTCCCTCACATAATGGAAGATCACTAGCGCCTTTAAAGACAGGAGTTATAGGATTGTTACAGTTGTCGGTTACCGCTGGAGGCTCTGGCTGGCTGATCTCACTAGCACATGCTACAGTACTACTTCCATTGGCAGGCATATTGTCTGCAAAGTCTTGGTAGTCGATTGTATAGGTGTAGGTCCAGTCATGCTCGAAGCCTGAACAATCTGTATAGGTCCATGTGTACACTACATCTCCCTCACATAATGGAAGATCACTAGCGCCTTTAAAGACAGGAGTTATAGGATTGTTACAGTTATCGGTTACCGCTGGAGGCTCTGGCTGGCTGATCTCACTAGCACATGCTACAGTACTACTTCCATTGGCAGGCATATTGTCTGCAAAGTCTTGGTAGTCGATTGTATAGGTGTAGGTCCAGTCATGCTCGAAGCCTGAACAATCTGTATAGGTCCATGTGTACACTACATCTCCCTCACATAATGGAAGATCACTAGCGCCTTTAAAGACAGGAGTTATAGGATTGTTACAGTTGTCGGTTACCGCTGGAGGCTCTGGCTGGCTGATCTCACTAGCACATGCTACAGTACTACTTCCATTGGCAGGCATATTGTCTGCAAAGTCTTGGTAGTCGATTGTATAGGTGTAAGTCCAGTCATGCTCGAAGCCTGAACAATCTGTATAGGTCCATGTGTACACTACATCTCCCTCACATAATGGAAGATCACTAGCGCCTTTAAAGACAGGAGTTATAGGATTGTTACAGTTATCGGTTACCGCTGGAGGCTCTGGCTGGCTGATCTCACTAGCACATGCTACAGTACTACTTCCATTGGCAGGCATATTGTCTGCAAAGTCTTGGTAGTCGATTGTATAGGTGTAAGTCCAGTCATGCTCGAAGCCTGAACAATCTGTATAGGTCCATGTGTACACTACATCTCCCTCACATAATGGAAGATCACTAGCGCCTTTAAAGACAGGAGTTATAGGATTGTTACAGTTATCGGTTACCGCTGGAGGCTCTGGCTGGCTAATCTCACTAGCACATGCTACAGTACTACTTCCATTGGCAGGCATATTGTCTGCAAAGTCTTGGTAGTCGATTGTATAGGTGTAGGTCCAGTCATGCTCGAAGCCTGAACAATCTGTATAGGTCCATGTGTACACTACATCTCCCTCACATAATGGAAGATCACTAGCGCCTTTAAAGACAGGAGTTATAGGATTGTTACAGTTGTCGGTTACCGCTGGAGGCTCTGGCTGGCTGATCTCACTAGCACATGCTACAGTACTACTTCCATTGGCAGGCATATTGTCTGCAAAGTCTTGGTAGTCGATTGTATAGGTGTAAGTCCAGTCATGGCTATTGCCTCTACAATCCTCATAGGTCCATGTATAAGAAACATCCCCTTCGCAATCGGGAGTCTGAGAAACTACAGGACCACTAGGAGTAATTGAATTTCCACAAACATCCACAACATTGGCTGGTGGTGTTGGTTGCTGTAATTCAGATGCACAGGCTATTACTAATGAACCATTTTCAGGAAGTGTAAAATCTCCTTCTTTCATAAAGACCTCTAATGAACATGAAGATTCACAACCATTTTCATTAGCCACCACAAGTGTCAATGTAAATGATAATAAACAATCTTCTCCAACTGTTACAGTTACCGTTTGTTGATCATCCGCTCCATCTATTGAAGCATTACCTTCTACACTCCATTGATATGAAGCCATACCTACAGGACCAGAATATTGCTTTGAATCTTCTGGACAAGCTTCTAAATCACCTGAAATACTACAAACAGGGGAGCCATTAATAACTATAGTATCATCTACTGTACATCCTGGTATACCAGGCACAAATTGAGTTGTAGCTTCAACTTTGTATACACCACTCTTATCATCTCCAGATATCACAAGTTGATATGAAGTTTCACCAGGAATTTCCACATCATCTTTATACCATTTAAAAGTAAACTTACTAGGATCATTAGGAACAGTGGTAGCTGTAAGGGTAATATCCCCCTCAGCATTACAAATATCATCTCCCAAGTCAACCTGTCCAAGTGGAATATTTCCAAAAGGGATAGGCCCTAAGAAATCTTTCAACTCTGCAGTAAAAGAGTCAGAAGAACGTGTTTTAATTACAACATATCCTAAA harbors:
- the porV gene encoding type IX secretion system outer membrane channel protein PorV, with product MKKLILLIIAVALGGHMQAQAPQDSRVITTGVPFLMITPDARSAGMGELGVATSPDAYSQQWNPAKYGFIQKQIGIGISYTPYLSELVNDIFLGNLTFYNRLSERSAWAASIKYFSLGDVEFTELVGNDVVSQGIERPNELAIDASYTLRLSDYFSMAVAGRYLRSDLRLSVDTDASAASSFAVDIAGYFQSEEVAFNDFNGRWRAGFNISNVGPKLKYDDLGQENFIPTNLRLGAGFDFLFDQFNKLSVSAEVNKLLVPTPPIRGVDLNEDGQISGQEEREAIAEGKDDNVSFAKGIFQSFGDAPGGFNEELKEFTWAVGAEYWYQDQFAFRTGYFNESEEKGARKFFTLGAGFRLNAVNIDLSYLFSASKVRNPLENTLRFGLTFNLGNEYSEY
- the gldJ gene encoding gliding motility lipoprotein GldJ, coding for MRKQSLKIVLFTLMMSTALIGCKNSSSSNKNTSRATGWDINSKEGGFQYNTDFKDQETAPGLVFIEGGTFTMGKVQDDVMHDWNNTPNQQHVQSFYMDETEVTNKMYTEFLDWIKGVFPPDDPNYTNIYHGVLPDTLVWRNRLGFNENMVTNYLRHPAYAEYPVVGVNWIQAVQFSEWRTERVNEHILEREGYIERNSRYQVDAEGTFSTETYLNRPEETYGGKITEFQGKNGTNREGEITFAKQTSGVLLPEYRLPTEVEWEYAANALNGLREYNNIRGRKKYPWDGEYTRDGSRNRRGDQLANFKQGKGDYGGVAGWSDDGADITAEVKSYPPNDFGLYDMAGNVAEWVADVYRPIVDDEANDFNYYRGNVYTKNAIGDDGKVMIVKPNEVKYDTLSNGRIIARNLPGQLAKVAVDDQETYLRPNFSQSDNRGYRDGDPGSSRFFDRFGDDITAQKKMYNSPKHNVSTDSTGNMIREYDKSSKRTSLINDEVRVYKGGSWRDRAYWLDPAQRRYLPQYMATDYIGFRNAMSRLGSKTKEKKKPRG
- a CDS encoding UDP-N-acetylmuramoyl-tripeptide--D-alanyl-D-alanine ligase yields the protein METAQLYTYFLKAEALTTDSRSIPKNSIFFALKGENFNGNLFAEEAIRKGAIYAVVDEEQYKNHPNIILVDNTLTALQQLANYHRKQIGIPIIALTGSNGKTTTKELIHSVLKTTYKTIATKGNLNNHIGVPLTLLSMTKETELGIVEMGANHLNEITTLCTIAEPDFGYITNFGKAHLEGFGGVEGVIKGKSELYQFLIKHQKTIFINADDPIQNNKTANYPRKFSFSHEHGDVIIKFINAQPFVELSVNNMSIHSQLIGSYNLNNIAAAAMIGCYFNVPMDNIKNAIENYTPTNNRSQIIEQNGRKIILDAYNANPSSMHAALDNFALQKETSKLAILGDMFELGEAAANEHQQIADYAASLVNTDVWLVGHNFSNTISSLKKFPNFKDLEYFLSEYPVKQKLLLIKGSRGMALERTIKFL
- a CDS encoding T9SS type A sorting domain-containing protein, with product MNYFTRSKKNGDTEDRLVEEPADPWCDPSWRVLQPSYVGIKKLLTFMVAVMFSFGLYAQLNVSKGKVIINFGIDADVHSGVVTYNSFGDAAFGTDDWFQGASGLGVIDETQGNALFQGQANPAGLLPMSVPQFSVVDGRLWVDAIFARDNHWTGNNKDATIFQGSNKNFDNPVSWGATNGSNPQKNDIIDGFGHLRIGRPDMQEMGALWAFFGASTRADNGTSYLDFEFLRNEVTLNGLGSGFVSSGLDDGRTSWHFDPVTQSTSQYGDIIFSTNYTNGGSVVDVRIFIWVHENTDFAAISNYANVPFEFVMSNNTYVFHGDGKLAPNFGYAQIVLKNNSQDVLHAQVNETGIVGIDPMVPAPMWGTISSGGNISNTYTQTTLAEFALNSDAFGFNSGLGGASCGKALGYVVIKTRSSDSFTAELKDFLGPIPFGNIPLGQVDLGDDICNAEGDITLTATTVPNDPSKFTFKWYKDDVEIPGETSYQLVISGDDKSGVYKVEATTQFVPGIPGCTVDDTIVINGSPVCSISGDLEACPEDSKQYSGPVGMASYQWSVEGNASIDGADDQQTVTVTVGEDCLLSFTLTLVVANENGCESSCSLEVFMKEGDFTLPENGSLVIACASELQQPTPPANVVDVCGNSITPSGPVVSQTPDCEGDVSYTWTYEDCRGNSHDWTYTYTIDYQDFADNMPANGSSTVACASEISQPEPPAVTDNCNNPITPVFKGASDLPLCEGDVVYTWTYTDCSGFEHDWTYTYTIDYQDFADNMPANGSSTVACASEISQPEPPAVTDNCNNPITPVFKGASDLPLCEGDVVYTWTYTDCSGFEHDWTYTYTIDYQDFADNMPANGSSTVACASEISQPEPPAVTDNCNNPITPVFKGASDLPLCEGDVVYTWTYTDCSGFEHDWTYTYTIDYQDFADNMPANGSSTVACASEISQPEPPAVTDNCNNPITPVFKGASDLPLCEGDVVYTWTYTDCSGFEHDWTYTYTIDYQDFADNMPANGSSTVACASEISQPEPPAVTDNCNNPITPVFKGASDLPLCEGDVVYTWTYTDCSGFEHDWTYTYTIDYQDFADNMPANGSSTVACASEISQPEPPAVTDNCNNPITPVFKGASDLPLCEGDVVYTWTYTDCSGFEHDWTYTYTIDYQDFADNMPANGSSTVACASEISQPEPPAVTDNCNNPITPVFKGASDLPLCEGDVVYTWTYTDCSGFEHDWTYTYTIDYQDFADNMPANGSSTVACASEISQPEPPAVTDNCNNPITPVFKGASDLPLCEGDVVYTWTYTDCSGFEHDWTYTYTIDYQDFADNMPANGSSTVACASEISQPEPPAVTDNCNNPITPVFKGASDLPLCEGDVVYTWTYTDCSGFEHDWTYTYTIDYQDFADNMPANGSSTVACASEISQPEPPAVTDNCNNPITPVFKGASDLPLCEGDVVYTWTYTDCSGFEHDWTYTYTIDYQDFADNMPANGSSTVACASEISQPEPPAVTDNCNNPITPVFKGASDLPLCEGDVVYTWTYTDCSGFEHDWTYTYTIDYQDFADNMPANGSSTVACASEISQPEPPAVTDNCNNPITPVFKGASDLPLCEGDVVYTWTYTDCSGFEHDWTYTYTIDYQDFADNMPANGSSTVACASEISQPEPPAVTDNCNNPITPVFKGASDLPLCEGDVVYTWTYTDCSGFEHDWTYTYTIDYQDFADNMPANGSSTVACASEISQPEPPAVSDNCNNPITPVFKGASDLPLCEGDVVYTWTYTDCSGFEHDWTYTYTIDYQDFADNMPANGSSTVACASEISQPEPPAVTDNCNNPITPVFKGASDLPLCEGDVVYTWTYTDCSGFEHDWTYTYTIDYQDFADNMPANGSSTVACASEISQPEPPAVTDNCNNPITPVFKGASDLPLCEGDVVYTWTYTDCSGFEHDWTYTYTLKDDVPPVITLPTYDDYICNGEVPVMLTATWVDNCGGEGTSDAYAELVGEDDCTKTYKYTFVATDACFNEAKEEIFIVQEIEQMECETVFAYYDDEMSTCFLDMPEIKNSRWGWTNYITEPGEYVLSLYAGAADCDTNKGVYSGTATISYDGSQVTVMYDMVEGFVLSAAHVYVGCEPYPMSKNGDPIIAPGQYPFSPNLGGNVDTYTVGPINVTGDFYVIVHGVACEVICACSGDDIISGDNGGQSFEGGSIECDDSSEEVIVMPTEQTASADFNVYPVPFKDVLNVQYKFNYKSDVTIEVFDMRGVLVKTVKDQQAYPGKVMSMPVDFKYAAEQVYFIKISTKKGSYIKKVISAKF